The Nerophis lumbriciformis linkage group LG09, RoL_Nlum_v2.1, whole genome shotgun sequence nucleotide sequence gtgtgacgtcacaggaaaatggacgggtgtttataactttgaagctttttttagggatattgcgtgatgggtagaattttaaaaaaaacttcgaaaaatataataagccactgggaactgatttttaatggttttaaccattctgaaattgtgataatgttcccctttaaagtaccaatgattgtcacacacacactaggtgtggcgaaattattatctgcatttgacccatcacccttgatcaccccctgggaggtgaggggagcagtaggcaacggtggccgcgcccgggaataatttttggtgatttaacccccaattccaacccttgatgctgagtgccaagcagggaggtaatggctcccatttttataatctttggtatgactcggccggggtttgaactcacaacctatttacccagtttcccctggggggaacgttaatatatgtttgatgaaacgtgattatatgcatgagtgaatGTACGCATACAGTATGTGCTTGATTATGTACAGAAAATGAACTTAATAACGTTGCGGTCATCGATAAATTGCTACGTCTGTGTGCTTCTTTTCTTTGACTTTGGCTTCCCAACTGTATTGTGAGGTCCGAAAGCGTGAAAAGTGTTGCCTCCATAGCGGACACTCAGCAAAATGAAACGGCTTTGCCATTCTTTGGTCACCGTCGGTGTGTAGTCCTTCACGCTGACACCATGTCATGTTAATGAGGAAGGTAAGCTTGTTTCATACGCGACTCTTTTATTTCAGTCGTCCAGAAAAAGTGCCGTTACCCTTTAAGAATATTGATTGAAGGTAAAGTTTGACGTTTGACAGACGGAAACTTTTAATTGGCTATTGTCTACAGCCAGTGCACGAGGTCAGAACACTGGAGGCTTGGAATGCTACATCCTGTGAACGTGCTCATGCTGTGGCGAAAGCGAGAACATTGATATGTGTCGGGAGAATGGGAAACTGCAAATTTCATCAAACTTTTCAAAACCTGGTGAAAGCTTGTCGATTGTCAACCAGAGAGGTGTTCTTGCAACATGTGCAAAAAGACCTCCAAACTTTGTTCGATGGGCATCAATGCGGGGAAATCACatcagctaccgtattttccgcaccataaggcgccctgggttataagccgcgccttcaatgaacggcatatttcaaaactttgtccacctataagacgccccgtgttataagccgcatctaactgcgctaaaggaatgtcaaaaaaacagtcagataggtcagtcaaactttaataatatattaaaaaccagcgtgatgtgggcgcgcacggagtcgtatatcaacatggacggagctgcgtgaaaaaagccacccagcctcttcgcgtaaacttaccttaaccactcgctcatcttttcttcatccatccatcccttcgagttagcttttatgatgacgccggctggaaaggtctcttttggcaaggtcttccttttgaatatcaccatgggtggaagtttctggccattagcatggcaagctagaaccacagtgaaggatgacttctcattccctgtggtgcgaatattcaccgtacgtgctcccgttgtatccacagtgcggttcacaggaatatcaaaagtcagtggaacctcgtccgtccatgttgataatgttctctggccggatctttttttcagctatcttgtttttacaatatgcacggaaagtagccagcttttcttgaaagtctttaggcagttgctgtgaaatagtaatccgtgtgcggatggagagattgcgtcttttcatgaaccggatccctgtcgcttagtaggagccattttgtggtctttacagatgtaaacacacaaaggaaatgaaacgtacggtaatatccgcgcgctttttcttcttctacgcgggcgggtggttgcttacagtagaagaagaagcgcttcctgttctatgggggcgggtgcttaccttggcggttgcttgcgtagaagaagaagcacttcctcttctacggggaaaaaagatggcggctgtttaccgtagttgcgagaccgaaactttatgaaaatgaatcttaatatttatccatatataaagcgcaccgggttataaggcgcactgtcagcttttgagaaaatttgtggtttttaggtgcgccttatagtgcggaaaatacggtaatcacgagTCGGCGATTGTCAAATTTTTTTGGCATGACCAACAAAGCCACTTTTCTGTCGCCACCTCAATTGTCAGCTGCTGCTACAACTACAGAAAAttatataaatgaaaataaattctCAGATTAAACAGTTTTGCGAGCCAATTTGAattcactagagcaggggtcaccaacgcggtgcccgcgggcaccaggtcgcccgtaaggaccagatcagtcgcccgctggcctgttctaaaaatagctcaaagagcagcacttaccagtgagctgcctctattttttaaattgtatttatttaatagcaagctggtctcactttgctcgacatttttgattctaagagagacaaaactcaaatagaatttgaaaatccaagaaaatattttaaagacttggtcttcacttgtttaaataaattcatttattttttttactttgcttctaataactttcagaaagacaattttagagaaaaaatacaaccttaaaaatgattttaggatttttaaacacatatacctttttaccttttaaattccttcctcttctttcctgacaatttaaatcaatgttcaagtacatttattttttttattgtaaagaataataaatacattttaatttcattcttaataataataataaatacattttaatttaattcctaattttagcttctgttttttcgacaaagattATTTGTCTTtaaaacttattatgattaaaagctagaaaatctgtagaatcaaatttaaatcttatttcaaagtcttttgaatttcttttaaaatttttgttctggaaaatctggaagaaataatgacttgtctttgttagaaatatagcttggtccaatttgttatatattctaacaaagtgcagtttgggattttaacctatttaaaacatttaatcaaaattctaaaattaatcttaatcaggaaaaattactaatgatgttacataaattattattttttttttttcaaaaagattcgaattagctagtttttctcttcttttttttcggttgaattttgaattttaaagcgtcgaaattgaagataaactatgtttcaaaattgaattttctttttttttcgtgttttttcctcttttataaaaatgttagtggctcgcTAGTTAAAATGGAATATTGTGATttcaagtgatcatttgaaaatgttcaatttgaaaaatgtgcacttagagaaaatataaaaataaagtgttgcatattgatatttatctgtttatatatatatatttattgtgagaaatcattaagatgatcagtgtttccacaaagataaatatcattaattattaataataacatagagttaaaggtaaattgagcaaattggctatttctggcaatctatttaagtgtgtatcaaaccggtagccctttgcattaatcagtacccaagaaggtttcaaaaaggttggtgacccctgcactagagagTAACCGTTGATGCAAGATTACCATTGTCAAATGAgcttttgactatatataataactatatgtgttagaacatgggcgttattttttttaagtgtcattaaAAACGGCaaaagttagagatgctacctcagtaaaagcatttaagtcccaccttAAAACTGATTTATATACCCTAGCCTTTTAAATAGACACCTTTCTAGACaagttgacctgccgcttctctGCTCTGCCCAATCTCTTGCCTGGAGAGGATACCGGGTGGCCACCGTTAAGTTTGATGTCTTCTACAGAGCCGAGGACCTCACTAAACTATCCCATCTCTACTGTGTTGGTTTGTTTATCAGAGTGGTTTAGCCTTTTTTATGTGGAAAAGGCGGTAAACGAGATATTTGTTGTGATCACTTCAATTAAAAACTGTATTccttttagggatgtcccgatccgatatttggatcggatcggctgccgatatttgccaaaaattgcgtatcggcaaggcatgggaaaatgccgatccagatccagtttaaaaaaaaaactacagtccgtgttttccaacgcacctatttaaataatacattccacttttctgctgctccgtaatttccgttccgcattttccagcacaccttcaacacatccacaattctcacgcagttgcttttagctgctggcattacacgacaggctcttctcactcttttctgtgtctccctctcacagacagcgagcgcaccttctcacacacgtcacatactgtcacgtcatacgtcacatactgtcacgtcatacgtcacatacgtgtacgtcctctcccagcagagagcgaggtagcggcatggctaacgttagctgtgatgctagcgcagccgctaaggtgcgcgcctgctcaagcgtcctctgcgcacggcaaatctatgccacgcacaaaatcaaataaaaaaataagcgcatgacaattttcgacacacggacacgacagagacaacagtttccgtcatcattgttcaaatattgtgacgtctgtcgagacgcttatctccattcggtgccacacgtccacaccatcaaaatgcaaggcaaaaatttcaacatcaacaccgtaagaaaaaattagtgatttttttagttgtgatttccttctctgcatgaaagtttattaagtatgaagaagaatgttttaatgtagacatgcaagccttgaaagaacattttgaaaatcaagactacatttcctgcaaatgggtgcatttctaccctatattttaactttagatttattctcatatcaaactcttatggctgtctttttgacacttacatcaggcgcccccctccacaccccggattataaataatgtaaataattcaatgtgattatcttgtgtgatgactgtattatgatgatagtatatatctgatagtatatatctgtatcatgaatcaatttaagtggaccccgacttaaacaagttgaaaaacttattggggtgttaccatttagtggtcaattgtacggaatatgtacttcactgtgcaacctactaattaaagtctcaatcaatcaatcaaaacacatagaatcatcatactgctgtgattatatgcatcaagtgttcattcaaggctaaggcaaaatatcgagatatatatcgtgtatcgcaatacggccttaaaatatcgcaacattaaaaaaaggccatatcgcccagccctagtttcaatgatgccatttctgtttgtcatgtataattttgtctattttgtgtttatccttgaataaacaggtcagtttcttgttaccaaccattgtgtattattcaaactcccctaattcagctggctagttgttatcaagagtactaaaacccttttcaacatgattctgacaactaagtaggctaaataactttaaactttaatacatgctcggataggccattatcggtcagtatcggtatcggtcagtatcggtatcggatcggaaatgcaaaaacaatatcggtatcggatcggaagtgcaaaaacctgtatcgggacatccctaattccttTTGTGAGTAAATTTATTGAATTTGGATGACTCACCTTGTAGCAAGCACCAAATCTAAATCCATACTGTCGAtctgtttatttttcttaaacaaAGTTAAACAATGTCGCATATTTGATTGATCGTCGACTATGGACAACATTCAGATTCGACTATAAAAATCCCTAGTGGAATTTAATAATGTTGTCACTTGCTCTCGTCCAGTCTGATGATGACAAGAGAGGActgtttgggggcgtggtcacAGGGTGTTCTGATGTGGGTCACATGACAGAGTTTGGACCTATCATCATGGAGCAAACAAACGTATAAAGAGAGCGTGCAGTCGACTGCTGCTCTTTAACGGCTTCGTGTTGTCTTTGTGTGACTTCCATGTTGAGACAAGCTTTGTCTCAGTCTAACGTGACCCAGGTGGGTCTGGTGGAGCGGGTGATCTCGTCCAGCATTACCTCAGTGGCCTGCTTGGTGTTCCTCCTCATCAACGCGGTGATTATGTTCACCTTGAGAAGAAAACGGGTGTTTCGGGAGACGTCTCGCTACATCCTGCTGTTCCACCTCCTCCTGGCGGACACGCTGCTGATTGCATCCAGCCAGGTGTTGTACCTGCTGCACACGTATCGGATCAGCCTCACGTATCCTCAGTGTGGCGTCCTCGTCATGCTGACTATCATGACCAATGACATCTCTCCTCTGGTGCTGGTGGTGATGTCTCTGGAGAGATATGTAGCTGTGTGCCACCCTCTCAGACATGCTTCCATCATCACCGCCAGGAACACGGGGGCGGCCGTGCTCTCGGTTTGGATCCTCTCTTTGCTTCAGGTTGTCACTCTGGTGCTCGTATTGTTACGCTTTCCCTTTGACCAGCTGGAGACTCTGAAGATGCCCAAGCAGTGCAGCAGCGACGAGATATTTCTCCTGCCCGTGTTGTATCACTGCAGAACAGCTTTCACCGCTCTTCTGTTCACCTTTGTGTGCTTGCTCGTTGTTTGCAGCTACATCGGCGTAGTGGTGGCGGCCAGGTCAGCGTCAAGGAGTCAAAGAGACAAGGAGTCGGCCCGTAAAGCTCAGAAGACGCTGCTGCTGCACCTGTTGCAGCTGGGCCTGATACTGTTGTCATGTAACCACTTCGCTGttctggtttttttttactccgctTTCCCCAGGATGATCTTTCTACGAATACAGGCCTTTCTGTATGTGTGTTTTTTCTTCTTGCCTCGATGGATGGCGTCCCTCATCTACGGGCTGAGAGATCGGTCGATCAGAGTCGTCCTCACAGCCAATCTCTTCTGTGTCAGGACTGAGAACACTTTTTAGAAGTaatggtaaaaaatgtttttaaaggggaacattatcaccagacctatgtaagcgtcaatatataccttgatgttgcagaaaaaacaccatatatttttttaactgatttccgaactccaaatgggtgaattttggcgaattaaacgcctttctattattcggttttgtttttggactttttgtgcacttttgttttgttttgtcaccatagcaaccattagttttcacctgtcacgtcacgcacctgtttcacgttttgagtcacgcacctgctttcactaatcatgtctatactactcagtggcctagtggttagagtgtccgccctgagatcggtaggttgtgagtttaaaccccggccgagtcataccaaagactataaaaatgggacccatcacctccctgcttggcactcagcatcaagggttggaattgggggttaaatcagcaaaatgattcccgggcgcggcaaccgctgctgcccactgctcccctcacctcccagggggtgatcaagggtgatgggtcaaatgcagagaataatctcgccacacctagagtgtgtgtgtgacaatcattggtactttaactttaactttaacttcaactttaactttaactatagtatttaagttcattgttttcagtttgtcgttctgacgacatcccacatttatgctctgcacattcctgacactttttttcatgtccatcgttcatgctgctcttttagtaagttttgtttattaatgccacagttagtgtttttgtttaattgtccatagtttctgtctttgtgcaagtatttgttttcatagccaagttgtttctccgccactgtgcgcgcttttcgtttgtcctttttttttttggagttatagtgtttaaataaatcatgtattcaccttcacgccacatctggtccaaatcacttgcacctcgggagaacaaaccaagccatggtcctagtcttgacagtcacatcgggaagcaatccgccattttctcactttcgtcggtgtgttgtcggagggtgtaacaacacgaacagggacggattcaagttgcaccagtggcccaaagatgccaaagtggcaagaaattggatgaaatttgttcaaaatacgagggtgtggggaaagccgacgaaatggtcagtcgttttatccgcacactttaccgacgaaagctatgctatgacagagatggcaagaatgtgtggatatcctgcaacactcaaagcagatgttgacatcaactccaaaactggacagatcagctttcaggaaaagaggcggatgagggtatgtctacagaatatattagttgatgaaaactttattcattactcgcggttttacgtaaattattatacataaactgtgtttaccaataatttagcttaaaaacatttattttttttcaatcattcgagtacattcgggtagtcttgtgtaatgcagtattttgtgtctatttaggtatggttaacctgagtgctgaaatcgtggaaaaatatatgttcttagcgcgcctgaaatggggaagcaatccgccattttctcaaacacattacaaacaccgagtcaaatcagctctgttattttccgttttttcgactgttttccgtaccttggagacgtcatgcctcgtcggtgtgttgtcggagggtgtaacaacacgagcagggacggattcaagttgcaccagtggcccaaagatgccaaagtggcaagaaattggacgtttgttccgcacactttaccgacgaaagcgatgctacgacagagatggcaagaatgtgtggatatcctgcgacactcaaagcagatgcatttccaactggactggacagatcagctttcaggaaaacagagcggatgagggtatgtctacagaatatattaattgatgaaaactgggctgtctgcactctcaaagtgcatgttgttgccaaatgtatttcatatgctgtaaacctagttcatagttgttagtttcctttacatacttgccaaccttgagacctccggaggtgggtgggggtgtgtgtgggcgtggtcgggggtgtgagggggcgtggttgggggcgtggctaaaaggggaggagtatatttacagctagaattcaccaagtcaagtatttcatatatatatatatatatatatatatatatatatatgtatatatacgtatatatatatatatatatacatacatatatatatatttattttattatatgtatatatatatatatatatatatatatatacgtatatatatatattaattttattttatatatatatatatatatatatatatatatatatatatatatatatatatataaaataaatacttgaatttcagtgttcatttatttacacatatacacacacataacactcatctactcattgttgagttaagggttgaattgtccatccttgttctattctctgtcactatttttcgaaccatgctgaacaccctctctgatgatgcattgatgtgtggcacgcacaaaagtgctttcatcaaatgcactagatggcaatattgtcctgtttaagagtgtcacaacattgctgtttacggcagacgaactgctttacggtatacaaaaacgtgactgctcttgttgtgtgttgttgccgcgctgggaggacgttaatgaaactgcctaacaataaacccacataagaaaccaagaacccgccctccatcattctacagttagaacgtgattgggcaggtatgctggttatattgtgggttagcggactcaggtcctcatggacctgagtccgcctgaatttcgggagatcttcgggagaaaatttgtcccgggaggttttcgggagaggcgctgaatttcgggagtctcccggaaaatccgggagggttggcaagtatgttcctttaatgccaaacaaacacataccaatcgttggttagaaggcgatcgccgaattcgtcctcgctttctcccgtgtcgctggctgtcgtgtcgttttcgtcggtttcgcttgcatacggttcaaaccgatatggctcaatagcttcagtttcttcttcaatttcgttttcgctacctgcctccacactacaaccatccgtttcaatacatgcgtaatctgttgaatcgcttaagccgctgaaatacgagtctgaatccgagctaatgtcgctataccttgctgttctttccgccatgtttgtttgtatcggcatcactgtgtgacgtcacaggaaaatggacgggtgtatataacgatggttaaaatcaggcactttgaagcttttttttagggatattgcatgatgggtaacattttgaaaaaaactttgaaaaataaaataagccattgggaactgatttttcatggttttaacccttctgaaattgtgataatgttcccctttaaaaagttaAGTGAACAATAAAATCCAATTTTATCTCAGTACATATCGGTTTGGCCTTTTACTTGATTTAATAAATACGATTGTTTTACTCTGACGTCACATTGGGGCAGGATTTGgggccctaggcaagattttaggtggcgcccccccacatcggcagtgaagtgtatatactcacaagaacccgaatagctttgtctttgaccttttttttttacttacaactatacctaatatataaaggggtggaaaagtgaccattacctgcagggcaaacattagctaaccagaaggcaataacaatgtaaacaaaaaacacctgcttaaaagatctaatacaaacatttataggcacgtacaacacttagaacttttagcatatcagtatgtggaattaaattatggaatggattaagtaaagaagttaaaaattgtactgatatgatccagttcaagaggttgttcaaaataatagtgcttacagagtacaaagaagaagaattatgagaaatactttcaaccttattgaaaataagatattcttcatctcagtatgttaataatgactgaattaattaattaattacatattacaaaactgttgtatactaattcatagatgttattttattatataaaaaggtcagtaaatgattctatatatttgtaaacgctttgaagtgggaaaggggtaggattaaaatgaaatgatatgaaattgtgtgatgtattatgatgtaagtgtgttcatgttccaaataaactaaagaaagaaagaaatgtccctgaggaatgtaaggtgggagtactgtaattacctaacgttacattattattttccataacaatttagccccctccacaatattaacccgacgttaaaacagaactagctatttattgattagcaattgccgaatcatgtaacattagcttaatgctaaaaagccaggttactatcacattctgtaacagacaaataatttcatgtaggctaacgttacctacctgctacctctgtcttttctcgtttctactcctcttcttttctcttttttcttccctgggcacctgacagttttggcatcgtgtgttgattttttgatgtggtgacgtccaaaaagagtcatgatacgggcgcaccgtgcggggggaggagggggggggcgtaatgttgtaacaaataatatttctattaaattggctttactttgcattttaattaacgtgggattattttttgtatttagaaataatagtatcaactttttttttcttttttttttctccaacatttgtggcactggcgtggcgccccctgatggacggcgcctgtagatcatttggtaaaatgactgttttgttgttgtaattttcgaacacaccaccagggtgtgcacatcagggaatcagttattaccactctctcatgcagtgcgtatgtaaaattgctgtcctcctgaagtctttattaaagccaagttattcatgcagctcgacatggttcttcctactggtaaccacaaacaacaacatggtgtcagaagtgggatttttcCATCAGTTGCTTGGCACTCCTGACAGCTCTTTCCGCAAGTCCATTCGACTGGGGAAACTCTGGGCTGCTAGTGGTGTGGATGAAGTCCCACTCCTCAGCAAACTTCCTGAATTGTTCACACTTGTACTGTCTTGCATTGTCAGATagcagtgtgtgtggtgtaccatctggtaaccacaaacaacaacagcgcccttagcatttgcctatacggcctatgccacgggccggccctgcattggGGTCACATGCATGTCAGTTGTGTGGTTGATGATTGGACAGTTTGATTCTCAGGAATCTGATTCCACTATCAACCTGGCAGTCGTATCGTCGAACATTAAACACTCCAACCTACATCTGGGGGAGGGAAGCGAGTTGAGTACCCGCTGATGTGCCCCGTACAGCAGGTGTAGATTGATTGCTCATCTTGTCTTCGAAAATGAGTGAAATACTCTTGTTTGCAGGAAAATGGTCAGATTACGATTTTAGATGACCTTCCTCAGAGTGGTCGCTACATCCTGATGTGACGTGTCTTGGCTGTTTTGATCTCCCACATCTCTTTGTAAGATCTATTTGTCTGCTTACAAGAATAATCCTTTACTGGTAGTGTTGGGAGGATGTTTCTACATGGGCCACACGCTGACGTCAGACACGGAGCTCTGCGCCTCTGAATCCTGCTGTCGGCACTGATAAATAACTGACACGAAAaacacaattatgttgtgctaaaataaataaactaattgTTAATCATATTTAAGTCAAATTCTTGATGATCTGTTGTTAAATAAAGATTACaaacatgagataatgttgcacctttcttatgatcCAAAGCAAAAAGTATTGCTTGTTTAATTAAGTTGTCCCGTCCAATTGAGCGTATCCAAAAGAGCTGACTGTCATTGGAGCTGGCGGGAGTGTCGCCGGGTCTTTAAAAGctcattttgatgtgtcttttcaTCAATGAGAGTAAAAAAGCAGTGTGTTTACATCTAAACATACAGTAAGTCATCTTAGTGTGAttaaagccagcaaggcagtgttgtttacGATACAGTGAACTTTGGAAATGACAGGGCATaaccgtgacgtcatcagatGAGCAGTGTCCaccagatatatgtatatatatatatatgtatatagatatatgtatatatatatatatatatatatatatatatatatatatatatatatgtatgtatatatatatatacacatacaagtaTATGATATGCAAATAATCAAATGTCAATAAATTAGTAcatatagtacaaaccccgtttccatatgagttgggaaattgtgttagatgtaaatataaacggaatacaatgatttgcaaatccttttcaacccatattcaattgaatgcactacaaagacaagatatttgatgttcaaactcataaactttattatttttttgtaaataataattaacttagaatttcatggctgcaacacgtgccaaagtagttgggaaagggcatgttcaccactgtgttacatcaccttttcttttaacaacactcaataaacgattgggaactgaggaaactaattgttatgtagagcttcagtcgttcaacagtccggggtctccgctgtcgtattttacgcttcata carries:
- the LOC133607266 gene encoding odorant receptor 131-2-like; protein product: MLRQALSQSNVTQVGLVERVISSSITSVACLVFLLINAVIMFTLRRKRVFRETSRYILLFHLLLADTLLIASSQVLYLLHTYRISLTYPQCGVLVMLTIMTNDISPLVLVVMSLERYVAVCHPLRHASIITARNTGAAVLSVWILSLLQVVTLVLVLLRFPFDQLETLKMPKQCSSDEIFLLPVLYHCRTAFTALLFTFVCLLVVCSYIGVVVAARSASRSQRDKESARKAQKTLLLHLLQLGLILLSCNHFAVLVFFYSAFPRMIFLRIQAFLYVCFFFLPRWMASLIYGLRDRSIRVVLTANLFCVRTENTF